The Candidatus Limnocylindrales bacterium region GGCGCCGCGGCCGTAGTAGATGGACGTGCCGAGCGCACTGCCGCGAAGACAGACCGCGTTGAACGGTCCGTCCACTTTCGCGAGCAGATGATTGTTGGGAACCATCGCCGGATGCACGCGCGCTTCGACTCCGGTCGGAGTTTCGCGCGCCACGGCGAGCAGCTTGATCGTGTAACCGAAGTCGCGGGCGTAGGCCATGTCGACGCCGCTGACGCTGCGGATGCCCTCGACGTGCACGGCCTTCGGATCGACGAGCTTTCCGAATGCGAGCGCGGCCAGGATCACGAGCTTGTGCAGCGAGTCGAGACCGTCGACGTCGTAGCTCGGGTCGGCTTCGGCAAGGCCCATCTTCTGCGCGCGCGCGAGCACATCGGCGAATTCGCCGTTGCCCGCGGCCATCTCGGTCAGGATGAAGTTGCAGGTGCCGTTGACGATGCCGTAGACCTCGAGGTTGCGGTCGCCGGCGAGCGATTCGCGAAGTGCGCGAATGATCGGGATGCCGCCGCCGACGCTCGCTTCGAAACCTAGCGCGATGCCGGCCTTCTCGGCCGCACCGGCAAGCTCGACGCCGTGCGCGGAGAGCACCGCCTTGTTGGCCGTCACGACCGGTTTTCCGGCCTTGAGGGCTTCCAGCTGAAACGTGCGCGCCGGCTCGAGACCGCCGATCAGCTCGACGACGACATCCACGGACGGATCCGCGATGAGCTCGCGCGCGCTGGTCGTCAGAACATCCTTCGGAACCTTGATGCCGCGATCGGTCTTGATGTCGAGGTCCGCGATGCGCGCAAGGCGAAGCGGCACGCCGAGCCGCGTGCGAATCCCGGCCGCATGCTCGCGCAGCACCCGCACCACCCCGGTCCCGATCGTCCCGAAACCAATGAGCCCAACCCCGATGTCTTTCTTCGCCACGTCCGATCCTTGAAATCGCTGCATTTTTTAAAAGGGACCAGGTACATTTTTCGCGGATCGGCGCTCCGCGCTTGAAGGGATTTTGTGACGCCGTTCTAGCCGGGATGGCGTCCGGCTTCCATCAGGCGGGGCGACGCTCGTCTTGCGCGATGGTCCGTTTTCCGGCCGGTTCCGCTGCCGCCGCCGCGAACAGCCGATCGGCGCGGTACGACGATCGCACGAGCGGACCGGCTGCGACCTCGCGAAAGCCAAGCGCGCGGGCGATCGCCGCCAGCTCGTCGAACTCGGCCGGCTCGTAATAGCGCGAGACAGGGCGCTGCTCGCGCGTCGGCCGCAGATACTGGCCGATCGTCACGAGCTCGCAGCCGACGCCGCGCAGGTCCGTAAGCGTCTCGACGAGGTCCTCGCGCGTTTCGCCGAAACCGACCATCACGCCGGACTTGACGACGCCATGGCCGTCGCGTTCGGAGATCTCTCTTGCGAGGCCGAGCACTTCGAGCGAGCGTTCGTAGCGCGCGCGGCCGCGCACTTCGGGCGTCAGGCGCCGGACCGTTTCGATGTTGTGGCCGAAAACTTCCGGGCGCGCGGCCATCACTGTTTCGACGAGCTCGGCGCGCCCGTTGAAGTCGGCGGTCAGCACTTCGACTTCGACTCCGTCGATCCGCCCCTTGATCGCTTCGACCGTGCGCGCGAAGTGCCCCGCGCCTTCGTCGTCGAGATCGTCGCGCGCAACCTGCGTGAGCACCACGTATTTCAGTCCGAGCGCAGCGGCGGTGTCGGCGACGCGCTTCGGCTCCTCGGGATCGGGAGCTGCACCGCGGCCCGTCTTCACCGAGCAGAACGAGCAGCGGCGCGTGCAGTTCTCACCGAGGATCATGAACGTGGCCGTGCCCGCCGAGAAGCACTCGCCGATGTTCGGACAGCGGGCCTGTTCGCAGACGGTGACGAGCTTGCCGGCGCGCAGGCGGCGCTTGAGGTCGTCGGTGGCGCCGAGGCGGCGGGTTTCGCCGAGGACCCAGGACGGCAGCCGTTGCGATGTCGAGCTCACGCAACGCTTATAGAAGCGGGCTCCGCGGCAGCAAAACAGCAACGGGTACGGTTTTACCGAAAGCCCGGCGCGGCCTGTGCATAGAGGACGGCGTGGAGCCGACAGCGGGCCGTGACGATCACCGGGCCCCGCCTTTCGCGAGATACTGGCCGTCGAGGTTCCTGCTGGTGCCGTCCGCGTCGAACTGCGTATCGAAGCATGCGCCGCTACTCACCTGAAGCTGCGCGCGCAGCATCGACGGCAGCGCGGCGTGCGGAAGCCCGAAAGCGCTCGCCGCCAGACCAGCGCCCTTTCCCGCCACGGAAATCATCGCTTGGCCATCGTCGCCCGTACGCATCGAGATTGCCGTGATCCCGTCCGCGTTCCCGACCGTGTCCTTGTACGAAACTTTTTCGCCGTCACTGTTCCAGCAAGGCGGCTCGAGACAGCTTCCCGCGGGTGGAACGACTGCCTGGAA contains the following coding sequences:
- a CDS encoding homoserine dehydrogenase, with the protein product MAKKDIGVGLIGFGTIGTGVVRVLREHAAGIRTRLGVPLRLARIADLDIKTDRGIKVPKDVLTTSARELIADPSVDVVVELIGGLEPARTFQLEALKAGKPVVTANKAVLSAHGVELAGAAEKAGIALGFEASVGGGIPIIRALRESLAGDRNLEVYGIVNGTCNFILTEMAAGNGEFADVLARAQKMGLAEADPSYDVDGLDSLHKLVILAALAFGKLVDPKAVHVEGIRSVSGVDMAYARDFGYTIKLLAVARETPTGVEARVHPAMVPNNHLLAKVDGPFNAVCLRGSALGTSIYYGRGAGMMPTATAVVADIIDAGRALIAGRPPLVPPYGLPASTLTKARIIDMAGTEHEHYMRLQLSDKPGALAKITTILARAGVSIATVAQHEKPSKGVVPVVMRLHRTKEGALSKALARIAKIDEVRGKPVVIRVEETLGE
- the lipA gene encoding lipoyl synthase; the protein is MSSTSQRLPSWVLGETRRLGATDDLKRRLRAGKLVTVCEQARCPNIGECFSAGTATFMILGENCTRRCSFCSVKTGRGAAPDPEEPKRVADTAAALGLKYVVLTQVARDDLDDEGAGHFARTVEAIKGRIDGVEVEVLTADFNGRAELVETVMAARPEVFGHNIETVRRLTPEVRGRARYERSLEVLGLAREISERDGHGVVKSGVMVGFGETREDLVETLTDLRGVGCELVTIGQYLRPTREQRPVSRYYEPAEFDELAAIARALGFREVAAGPLVRSSYRADRLFAAAAAEPAGKRTIAQDERRPA